Proteins encoded within one genomic window of Triticum dicoccoides isolate Atlit2015 ecotype Zavitan unplaced genomic scaffold, WEW_v2.0 scaffold14590, whole genome shotgun sequence:
- the LOC119343914 gene encoding disease resistance protein Pik-2-like produces the protein MVGIMVSASTGVMNSLLGKLATLMGDEFAKLKNLRKEVKYISDELSSMKDALESLADLDELDIQTARWRDVVREMSYDIEDIIDDFMSKIGEKRKKSGFVHDTIQRLRTSRARHQIAGQIEDIKKLVRETSERRDRYKVDVPTSHNVAVDQRVVALYENAAKLVGMEGPTNEVVSWLKDEDKQLKVVSIVGFGSLGKTTLANEVYHKLKAEFHCSAFVPVSQKPNIPKLLNSLLTQLGCGQPFHDCELNVLLDQLRENLKNKRYLVIIDDLWDVSAWNIIKCVFPENNLGSR, from the exons ATGGTTGGAATAATGGTGAGCGCTTCTACCGGGGTGATGAATTCTCTCCTTGGTAAGCTGGCCACCCTGATGGGGGACGAGTTCGCCAAGCTAAAGAACCTGAGGAAGGAGGTTAAGTACATCAGCGATGAGCTGAGCAGCATGAAGGATGCTCTAGAGAGCCTTGCAGATTTGGATGAGCTGGATATACAGACTGCAAGGTGGAGGGACGTGGTCAGGGAGATGTCTTATGACATTGAGGATATTATCGATGACTTCATGTCCAAAATTGGTGAGAAGAGGAAAAAATCTGGGTTTGTCCATGACACCATTCAACGCCTTAGAACTTCAAGGGCCCGCCATCAGATTGCTGGCCAGATTGAGGACATCAAGAAACTTGTGCGTGAAACAAGTGAACGGCGTGACAGATACAAGGTCGATGTCCCCACATCACATAATGTGGCTGTTGACCAACGGGTTGTCGCACTCTATGAGAATGCAGCTAAACTTGTTGGCATGGAGGGCCCAACCAATGAGGTTGTCAGTTGGCTAAAAGATGAGGATAAGCAGTTGAAGGTTGTATCAATTGTAGGTTTTGGAAGTTTGGGTAAAACAACACTCGCCAATGAGGTATACCATAAGCTGAAGGCGGAATTTCATTGTAGTGCATTTGTGCCGGTGTCTCAAAAGCCCAACATTCCAAAACTTCTGAATAGTTTATTAACCCAACTTGGGTGTGGACAACCTTTTCATGATTGTGAATTAAATGTTCTTCTCGACCAACTCAGAGAAAACCTGAAAAACAAGAG GTACTTG